In the Pseudomonadota bacterium genome, GTTGCAGGCCGGAGACACTCGTCTCGGACAAAGGCTCCTTCGCGTGGAATAGTTCCTCAGTCAATTTTTCGCCGGGGCGGAGACCGGTATATTCGATTGCGATGTCTCTTTCTGGCGTCAGTCCGGCGAGCCGGATCATTTGACTGGCCAAATCCCTGATTCGTATCGGCGTGCCCATGTCGAGTACGAAAATCTCGCCGCCCTTGCCGCGCGCACTGAGCCCGGAAGCCTGCAACACCAGCTGCACTGCTTCGCGTGTGGTCATGAAGTAACGGGTGACTTCGGGATCGGTCACGGTTACCGGGCCGCCCGCAGCGATTTGGCGTTGAAAGAGCGGCACGACGGAGCCCGACGAAGCCAACACATTGCCGAACCGGACCGTGACCAAGCGCGTATGACCCTGCTCCCCAGCGGCCAGCGAAAGACCCAACGTCTGGCAATAGCTCTCCGCAATGCGCTTCGTCGCGCCCATGACGTTTGTTGGATTTACCGCCTTGTCGCTGGAGATCAGCACCATCACAGCGACGCTGTGGGCAACGCAGGCATCGGCAACATTGCGCGTGCCCAACACGTTGGTGAGCACGCCTTCATTGGGGTTTGCTTCGACCATGTGGACATGCTTGAGGGCAGCGGCGTGGAATACCAATTGCGGGCGCGTCTCGGCGAAGGTCGAATTTAACCGTCCCGAATCGCGTACATCGCCGAGAACGGCTTTGCGCGATATGTCAGCGTGATTCTCCGCCAACTCCATGTCGACGGTATAAAGATTGAATTCAGAATTATCGATCAGGGTCATATGCGCCGGTCCATGCCCGGCGATCTGACGGCACAGCTCTGAACCGATGGAACCACCGGCCCCGGTAACGCAAACGCGCCGCCCTTGGATCAGCGCCGCCATTTCCTTGCTATCCAGCGCCGCCTGGGGGCGGCCCAACAAGTCCTCAATCGCCACCGGGCGGATGTCGATGACGTCGCCTTCGCCGTTGCGGAAATCGGTCATGCGCGGCAGGCGTGAAAACGGCATTGAAAGCCCCTGGGCAGCATCGAGAATTTCGCGCAAGCGCTCGGAATCGAAGCTGTCCGATGTGAGGATCAGACGTCGCGGCTGGGTACCGCGATGTTTGAGTGCCCGCACGATCTCCACTAGATTGCGGGCGGGGCCGTAGACCCGGACGCCATGAATGTGACGGCCGATTGTGGCAGTGTCATCGTCCACCAATCCCACCACGCGGTAGTTCGCTGCGCCGCCGCTCAAGCTGGAGCGGATAAATAGATCGGCGTCCTCACCCAGGCCCAGCAGCAGAACCGGTACGCGCCGCTCGCCGTTGGCACGCTGAAAAAAGCCGGTGAGGCGGCGTTCCATCAGACTGCGGTAAAGAATGCGCGGGCCGGCGAGCAGGGCGACGAGGAAAAGCAGATTGATTGGCAGCGCCGAGCGCGGATAGGCTTCGAGCCGGGTAACGACAAACAGCAGGGCGACAAAGATCAGAATAGCGATTGCCGCCGCCCAGGCGATTTTTGTGACGTCACGTGACGAGGTATAACGCCAAAAGCCCCGATAGATTCGCATGCGCCAAAAAACAATCGCCGAGATCACGCTGAAGGCGAC is a window encoding:
- a CDS encoding nucleoside-diphosphate sugar epimerase/dehydratase is translated as MQTSRINRTYAVAAFDVTMAALSFAVALLLRRGVDNFWHESSGFFVEGIVAFSVISAIVFWRMRIYRGFWRYTSSRDVTKIAWAAAIAILIFVALLFVVTRLEAYPRSALPINLLFLVALLAGPRILYRSLMERRLTGFFQRANGERRVPVLLLGLGEDADLFIRSSLSGGAANYRVVGLVDDDTATIGRHIHGVRVYGPARNLVEIVRALKHRGTQPRRLILTSDSFDSERLREILDAAQGLSMPFSRLPRMTDFRNGEGDVIDIRPVAIEDLLGRPQAALDSKEMAALIQGRRVCVTGAGGSIGSELCRQIAGHGPAHMTLIDNSEFNLYTVDMELAENHADISRKAVLGDVRDSGRLNSTFAETRPQLVFHAAALKHVHMVEANPNEGVLTNVLGTRNVADACVAHSVAVMVLISSDKAVNPTNVMGATKRIAESYCQTLGLSLAAGEQGHTRLVTVRFGNVLASSGSVVPLFQRQIAAGGPVTVTDPEVTRYFMTTREAVQLVLQASGLSARGKGGEIFVLDMGTPIRIRDLASQMIRLAGLTPERDIAIEYTGLRPGEKLTEELFHAKEPLSETSVSGLQRAMSRPADLALLQAQIDRLCAAAAARDSEATLAEIAVIVPEFRGQTPNPDTPVTRRAAQ